The proteins below are encoded in one region of Paenibacillus sp. YYML68:
- a CDS encoding copper resistance CopC/CopD family protein, with translation MNAIERYSNRWIKLGMLILSVALVVSLLLSPQTASAHASLVEATPAAGSELGESPTKVKLIFNERLENGLFELKVFDAAKNKVTDRKPVLNNAQTELSLELPQLDRGIYLATYRVISADGHPVEGSYLFAVGQQLDAPSAAAPDSMMDHLHGKEDPLGSFGAKELLLYSLRIAFYAVMLTLTGWVLWNRYLSFSGWVREQERHTELQAALDRTRTGLQQAYVIIFLLFMGAHLIELLGENGTQGLYILFGKTVIGYAWITGLVLSMLSFVMLGRGAKLELLWIGAVWLDKGLLGHAAAMEPRSQTLLLDWLHLGASAVWIGGLVLLLSLMWRSREAAAAFLPIMSRTALLSIILLAVSGTVLTFIYLPNIRHVLITEWGRWLIAKTGIVLLVIIVGGLIRYAMKKQRSRTAGMLVRIDAAFMAAILVIVGCFTYMSPHPENKPLYWHVMGETIHMTTQISPKVPGVNEFTVKVWLPEQLGKPKQIMLKVRPTDTPDIAPLLVPLEPVEDVSIDESYGMMRHTYKGKGAYLPYAGRWQLEVRVMDAEDNETVYSREIDIY, from the coding sequence ATGAACGCAATTGAACGGTACTCGAATAGATGGATTAAGCTAGGTATGCTCATCCTGTCGGTAGCGCTAGTCGTCAGCTTGCTGTTGAGCCCGCAAACCGCGAGCGCACACGCCAGTCTTGTGGAGGCGACGCCTGCGGCAGGCAGCGAGCTGGGTGAGTCTCCGACTAAGGTTAAGCTGATCTTCAATGAACGGCTTGAGAATGGGCTCTTCGAGCTCAAGGTGTTCGATGCGGCCAAAAATAAAGTGACGGATCGTAAGCCCGTTCTCAACAATGCGCAGACGGAGCTGTCGTTAGAGCTGCCGCAGCTCGATCGGGGCATTTATCTTGCGACGTATCGGGTCATCTCGGCGGACGGTCACCCGGTGGAGGGCAGCTATCTGTTCGCGGTTGGACAGCAGCTAGACGCCCCGTCTGCAGCCGCTCCGGACTCCATGATGGACCATTTGCACGGCAAGGAGGACCCGCTCGGTTCGTTTGGCGCGAAGGAGCTGCTCCTGTACAGTCTGCGCATTGCGTTCTATGCTGTTATGCTGACTCTGACAGGCTGGGTGCTGTGGAACCGATATTTAAGCTTCAGCGGTTGGGTCCGCGAGCAGGAGCGGCATACTGAATTGCAAGCAGCGCTCGACCGAACGCGAACCGGATTGCAGCAAGCCTATGTCATCATCTTCCTATTATTCATGGGAGCGCATCTGATTGAGCTGCTCGGTGAGAATGGGACGCAAGGGCTGTACATCCTGTTCGGCAAGACCGTAATCGGCTATGCGTGGATAACTGGACTCGTGCTGTCGATGCTCTCGTTCGTCATGCTCGGACGAGGGGCGAAGCTTGAGCTGCTATGGATTGGTGCGGTGTGGCTGGATAAGGGCTTACTCGGGCATGCAGCGGCGATGGAGCCGCGCAGCCAGACGTTGCTGCTTGATTGGCTGCATCTGGGGGCCTCAGCGGTCTGGATCGGCGGACTGGTGCTGCTCCTAAGCCTGATGTGGCGTAGCCGGGAGGCGGCTGCCGCCTTCCTGCCTATTATGTCCCGTACCGCTCTGCTGAGCATCATTCTTCTTGCCGTCTCTGGAACGGTGCTAACCTTCATATATTTACCTAATATTCGCCATGTGCTTATAACCGAATGGGGACGGTGGCTCATCGCCAAGACGGGGATCGTACTGCTCGTAATTATCGTTGGGGGACTCATACGCTATGCGATGAAGAAGCAGCGTTCGCGGACAGCTGGTATGCTCGTTCGCATCGATGCGGCGTTCATGGCAGCCATACTGGTCATTGTCGGATGCTTCACCTACATGTCACCGCACCCGGAGAACAAGCCGCTCTACTGGCACGTGATGGGCGAGACGATCCATATGACGACGCAGATCAGTCCGAAGGTGCCCGGAGTGAACGAATTCACCGTGAAGGTGTGGCTTCCGGAGCAGCTGGGCAAGCCGAAGCAAATCATGCTCAAGGTAAGACCGACCGATACACCGGATATCGCTCCGCTGCTTGTCCCGCTCGAGCCGGTCGAGGATGTATCTATTGATGAATCCTACGGCATGATGCGCCATACGTACAAGGGAAAGGGTGCATATTTGCCATATGCAGGCAGGTGGCAGCTGGAGGTACGCGTGATGGATGCTGAAGATAATGAGACGGTTTACTCGAGGGAAATCGACATTTATTGA
- a CDS encoding MFS transporter, with amino-acid sequence MTTPNASASKQSLWSVHLITMYADTLLMAIGFFMLGPLLGVHMINNLGWSAAVAGSVMAISGLSQHGFKFIAGAFADRIGYKKAILLGVGVRIVGYTLYGLVDTPGGFMLAAFIAGLGGSIFHPASYATYARLVKGEDKSRIFAMREMLSNIGFILGPVIGMFLLKLDFTYVCFSAAAMFAIAFVVTLVLLPSLGGDQSDTAFLTLFSDALRDRAFVLFSVLALGLWALMTQLYLAVPVRADFILPDSSVVAYMYMGGAICMVLLQLPVLRFVEQKLSASQGLALGSIILGTALLLLGFSQGVWTMLLAILLFTFGQMIALPLMNNMISRFSGPSRFATYFGLNGFALAIGGFLGNSGSGKLYDIARSYAELQWVPWTVLFSFGALLTVLFMTIGKRFDQLPYKE; translated from the coding sequence ATGACAACACCTAACGCCTCAGCGAGCAAGCAGAGCTTATGGTCTGTTCATCTGATCACGATGTATGCCGACACGCTGCTCATGGCGATCGGCTTCTTCATGCTCGGACCGCTGCTCGGCGTTCATATGATCAACAATCTCGGCTGGAGTGCTGCGGTGGCCGGATCAGTCATGGCGATCAGCGGCTTATCGCAGCACGGCTTCAAGTTCATAGCAGGCGCATTCGCGGATCGGATCGGCTATAAGAAGGCGATTCTGCTCGGCGTCGGCGTCCGTATCGTAGGCTATACGCTGTATGGCCTAGTGGATACTCCAGGGGGCTTCATGCTCGCTGCCTTCATTGCCGGACTCGGCGGGTCGATCTTCCATCCTGCGAGCTATGCTACGTATGCGCGTCTAGTCAAGGGTGAAGACAAGTCCCGCATATTCGCCATGAGAGAGATGCTTAGCAATATCGGCTTCATTCTCGGACCGGTCATCGGTATGTTCCTGCTGAAGCTTGACTTCACGTACGTCTGCTTCTCAGCTGCAGCGATGTTCGCCATCGCGTTCGTCGTTACGCTTGTGCTGCTTCCTTCGCTTGGAGGCGATCAGTCGGATACCGCTTTTCTCACGTTATTCTCTGATGCGTTGCGTGACCGCGCGTTCGTGCTGTTCAGCGTGCTAGCCTTAGGCTTATGGGCACTGATGACACAGCTCTACTTGGCCGTACCAGTGAGAGCTGACTTCATTCTTCCCGACTCGTCCGTCGTCGCATATATGTATATGGGCGGTGCAATCTGTATGGTACTGCTGCAGCTGCCTGTCCTCCGCTTCGTGGAACAGAAGCTGTCTGCAAGCCAAGGCCTTGCGCTCGGTTCGATCATTCTTGGAACAGCCTTACTGCTTCTCGGCTTCTCACAAGGTGTATGGACGATGCTGCTTGCGATTCTGCTGTTCACATTCGGACAGATGATTGCGCTTCCGCTTATGAATAATATGATATCCCGCTTCTCCGGTCCAAGTCGGTTCGCGACCTACTTCGGCTTGAATGGCTTTGCGCTGGCGATCGGGGGCTTCCTAGGTAATTCGGGCTCTGGTAAGCTGTATGATATTGCTCGCTCTTACGCGGAGCTGCAGTGGGTGCCTTGGACGGTGCTGTTCAGCTTCGGAGCCTTGCTAACCGTGCTGTTCATGACGATAGGCAAGCGCTTCGATCAGCTGCCATATAAAGAGTAA
- a CDS encoding DUF6884 domain-containing protein, translating into MNSLCIIPCGSRKIWDADPSAQGAYPARYAYVATLHRKCQTYATQHDLSWVILSAKHGFLLPDDEVPGNYNVAFGTRHPEVISLDSLKAQAEAKELNRFRRVVVLGGRKFRDVVPHIFTEAERIEYPLSGCTGIGYMLQRLDQAIHNHTEL; encoded by the coding sequence ATGAACAGTCTATGTATCATCCCGTGCGGCTCGAGGAAAATATGGGACGCAGACCCGTCGGCTCAGGGGGCCTATCCGGCCAGATATGCCTACGTGGCGACGCTGCACCGCAAGTGTCAGACGTACGCGACACAGCATGATCTTAGCTGGGTCATCTTGTCGGCGAAGCATGGCTTCCTCCTGCCGGACGATGAAGTGCCGGGCAATTACAACGTCGCCTTCGGTACGCGTCATCCGGAGGTCATCTCGCTGGACAGCCTGAAGGCGCAGGCCGAAGCGAAGGAGCTGAATCGCTTCAGGCGAGTCGTCGTTTTGGGCGGACGCAAGTTCAGGGACGTCGTGCCGCACATTTTTACCGAAGCTGAGCGCATTGAATATCCACTGTCTGGCTGCACCGGAATCGGCTATATGCTGCAGAGACTGGATCAGGCGATTCATAATCATACAGAGCTGTAA
- a CDS encoding DNA-binding response regulator: MNTFDRVHAACLSDHLNKRTGFRRGRLEHGQGHAERGFLETVWWPALQQFEYLHPEYEVSDFRDGVRYLDFAYLRGGLRLAIEIDGMDTHAIDRITQQQFSDERTRQNHLIIDGWQILRFSYHDIKAQPRQCEQMIGQLIGKWFGGTMDEWTITLEEREVLRYAARIGGRITPGDVCKLLTIENQKASRLLKRLMHQGLVSPAGRGQQRINMYQISEEKVYALLRR; encoded by the coding sequence ATGAACACCTTTGATCGCGTACATGCTGCCTGCTTATCTGATCATCTGAACAAACGGACGGGCTTCCGGAGAGGAAGGCTAGAGCACGGACAGGGTCATGCAGAGAGAGGCTTTCTTGAAACCGTATGGTGGCCTGCCCTTCAACAATTCGAGTATTTGCATCCGGAATACGAGGTAAGTGACTTTCGTGATGGGGTACGCTACTTGGATTTCGCATACTTGCGCGGAGGGCTGCGGCTTGCTATTGAGATTGATGGAATGGATACGCACGCCATAGACCGGATCACACAGCAGCAATTTTCTGATGAGCGTACGAGGCAAAACCATTTAATCATCGACGGTTGGCAAATTCTACGGTTTTCTTATCACGACATCAAGGCACAGCCCCGTCAATGTGAGCAAATGATCGGGCAGCTAATCGGAAAATGGTTCGGCGGGACCATGGACGAGTGGACGATCACACTGGAAGAACGCGAGGTGCTACGTTATGCCGCAAGGATCGGCGGCCGAATCACTCCCGGTGACGTCTGCAAGCTGCTAACGATCGAGAACCAGAAAGCGAGTCGATTATTGAAGCGACTCATGCATCAGGGCCTCGTATCTCCCGCAGGCCGAGGTCAACAACGCATCAACATGTACCAGATTAGCGAGGAAAAAGTATACGCCTTACTTCGAAGGTAA
- a CDS encoding tautomerase family protein, producing the protein MPQITIKMYQGRTQEQKDKIVEVFTRELSAIIDRDPQFISIHFDEIPVDENAPANLRNKTDQGSQ; encoded by the coding sequence ATGCCACAAATTACAATCAAGATGTATCAAGGCCGCACTCAGGAGCAGAAGGACAAAATTGTAGAGGTATTTACCCGCGAGCTGTCCGCTATTATTGACCGTGACCCACAATTCATCAGCATCCACTTCGACGAAATTCCAGTTGATGAGAACGCTCCTGCCAACCTACGCAACAAGACGGATCAGGGCTCGCAGTAA
- a CDS encoding sigma-70 family RNA polymerase sigma factor, protein MLNKESLSWAQRFESRDERALEEAIDEWGPSVLALVRRVMSGMGSEEDVEECGSDVFWTAWHHIDRYDADRASFRTWLLLIAKYKALDSRRKLMRQEEERITLREAELIPGGTCTEQRALSREFTQELLACVVKMSEPDRSLFWRRYFYYDSLDELAAMFNLTKKAVEGRLYRCRVMMKQALGLAGADVGGRIDER, encoded by the coding sequence ATGCTTAATAAGGAGAGCCTGAGCTGGGCTCAGCGATTCGAGAGTCGTGATGAGCGAGCATTAGAGGAAGCAATAGACGAGTGGGGACCGAGTGTGCTAGCGCTCGTACGTCGTGTGATGTCCGGTATGGGGAGCGAGGAGGATGTGGAGGAATGTGGGAGCGACGTGTTCTGGACGGCCTGGCATCACATTGATCGCTATGACGCAGACCGTGCCTCCTTCCGGACGTGGCTGCTCCTAATAGCTAAGTACAAGGCGCTGGACTCGAGGCGCAAGCTGATGCGTCAGGAGGAAGAACGGATTACGTTGCGGGAGGCTGAGCTGATCCCGGGTGGCACTTGTACCGAGCAGCGCGCATTATCCCGTGAATTCACACAGGAGCTGCTTGCTTGTGTCGTCAAGATGAGCGAGCCGGATCGCAGCTTGTTTTGGCGAAGGTACTTTTATTACGACAGCTTGGATGAGCTGGCCGCGATGTTCAACCTGACGAAGAAGGCGGTTGAAGGTCGGCTCTATAGATGCCGCGTGATGATGAAGCAGGCGCTAGGGCTCGCGGGAGCTGACGTAGGAGGGCGTATAGATGAAAGATGA
- a CDS encoding bifunctional diguanylate cyclase/phosphodiesterase: METKIFHPDMNPNRRPTWYEVVIQQVLLLRLWFVFVGSVIVLLSLRQLVGIPNGVLEYIQGLSSLLITLPLLYIALRHASRQHYKYITAALATVFMIECIGFGLKLLGLTTQLSWWCVWFDLLYLLIVTTPMLFLVASDIVQRAHTVNQLTHLAYHDSLTGLPNRQKFQQSLGESIDATKLTAGQLSVILIDLDRFKHVNETFGHAFGDQLLIEASERLKDGLHAAAVVSRQGGDEFSILVENTAHPEEAEKTAQTIIHLLNQPFSMDGHLLRVGCSVGIAMYPRDGEDAITLMKNADTALYQAKERGKNGYRFFQAEMNDTVIQKLVMEEWLNQALEQEEFMLLYQPQVDIFTNRVNGMEALIRWNHPRLGFISPGDFIPLAEETGLIIPIGEWVLRTACKQNKAWQVAGFAPLKVAVNISPIQFYQEDFVRVVLHALEESGLEPQYLELEITEGIAMYNVEQVIEKLQMLRGLGVHISMDDFGTGYSSLSYLKKFPITKLKIAQQFVRDITVDPDDAAIVQAIMAMASSLKLNVIAEGVETEEQLSFLLDVKCREIQGYIYSKPIPVNEFTSLLQRISS, from the coding sequence ATGGAAACTAAGATATTTCATCCGGATATGAATCCGAACAGAAGGCCAACCTGGTACGAGGTCGTTATTCAGCAAGTGCTGCTGCTGCGGCTATGGTTCGTATTCGTCGGCTCGGTGATCGTCTTGTTGTCCCTCCGGCAACTCGTCGGTATTCCTAATGGAGTGCTAGAATACATACAAGGTTTGTCTTCCCTACTGATAACGTTGCCTTTATTGTACATTGCCTTGCGACATGCGAGCCGCCAACATTATAAATATATAACAGCGGCGCTTGCCACCGTGTTTATGATCGAATGCATCGGCTTTGGACTGAAGCTGCTCGGCCTGACAACACAGCTATCGTGGTGGTGTGTTTGGTTTGACCTGCTCTACTTGCTTATCGTCACTACGCCCATGCTGTTCTTAGTTGCGTCTGATATCGTACAGCGCGCACACACGGTCAATCAGCTTACGCATCTGGCGTATCATGATTCATTGACAGGCTTGCCCAATCGTCAGAAGTTCCAGCAGTCTCTAGGGGAATCGATCGACGCGACCAAGCTGACCGCAGGTCAGCTGTCGGTCATACTGATCGATCTGGATCGGTTCAAGCATGTGAACGAGACGTTCGGACATGCCTTCGGCGACCAGCTTCTCATCGAGGCGTCTGAACGATTGAAGGATGGGCTGCATGCAGCAGCAGTCGTGTCGAGGCAGGGCGGAGACGAGTTTTCTATTCTAGTCGAAAATACAGCACATCCTGAGGAAGCAGAGAAGACGGCGCAGACGATCATTCATCTGCTGAATCAGCCGTTCTCGATGGACGGGCACCTGCTTCGCGTCGGCTGCAGTGTGGGCATTGCGATGTATCCGCGTGATGGCGAGGATGCGATTACGCTCATGAAGAATGCCGATACCGCCTTGTATCAGGCGAAGGAGCGGGGGAAGAACGGCTATCGTTTTTTCCAAGCGGAGATGAACGACACCGTTATTCAGAAGCTCGTGATGGAGGAATGGCTGAACCAGGCGCTCGAGCAAGAGGAGTTTATGCTGCTGTACCAGCCACAGGTCGACATCTTTACCAATCGAGTGAATGGGATGGAGGCGTTAATTCGTTGGAACCATCCTCGTCTAGGCTTCATATCGCCAGGAGATTTCATTCCGCTAGCGGAGGAGACCGGTCTGATTATTCCGATCGGGGAATGGGTGCTGCGCACGGCCTGTAAGCAGAACAAGGCTTGGCAGGTGGCGGGCTTTGCGCCGCTGAAGGTGGCGGTGAACATATCGCCGATCCAGTTCTATCAGGAGGACTTCGTGCGGGTCGTGCTTCATGCACTGGAGGAGAGCGGACTGGAGCCGCAATACTTGGAGCTCGAGATTACCGAAGGCATCGCGATGTACAATGTCGAGCAGGTGATTGAGAAGCTGCAGATGCTTCGAGGTCTTGGCGTGCACATCTCGATGGACGACTTCGGCACTGGCTATTCCTCGCTCAGCTACTTGAAGAAGTTCCCGATCACGAAGCTGAAGATCGCGCAGCAGTTCGTCCGTGATATTACGGTGGACCCGGACGATGCGGCGATCGTTCAGGCCATTATGGCGATGGCGAGCAGCCTTAAGCTCAACGTCATCGCGGAAGGTGTTGAGACCGAGGAGCAGCTCTCGTTCCTCCTCGACGTGAAATGCCGCGAGATCCAGGGCTACATCTATTCGAAGCCAATCCCGGTTAATGAATTTACAAGCTTGCTTCAGCGTATATCGAGCTGA
- a CDS encoding ribonucleoside-diphosphate reductase subunit alpha, whose product MIIVKRDGTKEELVFSKMKKVIDFACEDYPECDPLELETALLPLFRNGITTKEIQRLLIQVAVEKTSVEQPNWQYVAAKLLAYDLYKEARLNRKYGHFGYGDLYSLVTYLTDMGLYGKYILEHYTREEILELGTYIKPERDYLLNYIGLKTLSDRYLIRGLDKEVLELPQELFMGVAMHLAMKETDKLHWAKQFYDVLSQLEMTVATPTLANARKPLHQLSSCFIDTVPDNLWGIYNVDQSFAQVSKHGGGMGIYVGKVRSRGSNIRGFKGVAGGVVPWIKNYNNTAIAVDQLGVRSGAVAVYLDVWHKDILDFLNLKTNNGDDRMKAHDIFPGVCIPDLFMKTVQERGTWYLFDPHEVRKVKGYSLEDCYGDLWEERYLDCVNDSKLSKEEISSIDIMKRILTSAFETGTPFVFFRDTVNKANPNKHKGIIYCSNLCTEICQNMSATEHIQTTHEDGIISTQVKSGDFVVCNLSSTNLGRVYTKEDIERVVTTQMRMMDNVIDLNYYPIPQAEITNKKYRAVGLGSSGYHQMLAQLQINWESDEHIAKADEIYEWMNYYAIKASMQIAKEKGAYPAFEGSEWQSGVYFDSRGYSSPEWQELKAEVARHGVRNGWMFAIAPTASTSLIAGSTAGIDPIFNKFFVEEKKNAIIPQTAPNLNADTMWYYKEAHRIDQLWSIKAAGTRQRHIDQSQSFNLYITPELSAREFLELYMAAWQNGLKTVYYVRNKSLEVEDCVSCSA is encoded by the coding sequence ATGATTATCGTAAAGCGTGACGGCACGAAAGAAGAGCTTGTATTCTCCAAAATGAAAAAGGTAATCGACTTCGCCTGCGAGGATTACCCGGAGTGCGACCCGCTTGAGCTGGAGACAGCGCTGCTCCCCCTGTTCCGCAACGGCATTACAACGAAGGAAATTCAACGTCTGCTTATTCAGGTGGCGGTGGAGAAGACAAGCGTAGAGCAGCCGAACTGGCAATATGTCGCCGCGAAGCTGCTAGCCTACGATCTATATAAGGAAGCTCGGCTGAATCGCAAGTACGGACACTTCGGCTACGGAGACCTGTACTCGCTTGTTACTTACTTAACCGACATGGGATTGTACGGTAAATATATTCTCGAGCATTATACACGGGAAGAAATTCTCGAGCTGGGCACCTACATCAAGCCTGAGCGTGACTACCTCCTCAACTACATCGGACTGAAGACGCTGTCTGATCGCTACCTGATCCGCGGCCTGGACAAGGAGGTGCTGGAGCTTCCGCAGGAGCTGTTCATGGGCGTGGCGATGCACCTTGCGATGAAGGAGACGGACAAGCTGCACTGGGCGAAGCAGTTCTATGATGTGCTGAGCCAGCTGGAGATGACCGTAGCGACGCCGACGCTCGCCAATGCGCGCAAGCCGCTGCATCAGCTGTCCAGCTGCTTCATCGACACCGTGCCAGACAACCTGTGGGGCATCTACAACGTTGACCAGAGCTTCGCACAAGTATCGAAGCATGGCGGCGGCATGGGCATCTATGTCGGCAAGGTACGCAGCCGCGGCTCGAACATTCGGGGCTTCAAGGGTGTCGCAGGCGGCGTTGTGCCGTGGATCAAAAACTACAATAATACAGCGATCGCCGTCGATCAGCTTGGCGTCCGCTCCGGTGCAGTCGCTGTCTACCTCGACGTGTGGCACAAGGACATTCTCGACTTCCTGAACCTGAAGACGAACAACGGTGACGATCGGATGAAGGCTCACGATATTTTCCCAGGCGTATGCATACCAGACCTGTTCATGAAGACCGTACAAGAGCGCGGCACATGGTACTTGTTCGATCCGCATGAGGTACGCAAGGTGAAGGGCTACTCGCTCGAGGATTGCTACGGTGACCTGTGGGAGGAGCGCTACCTCGATTGCGTGAACGACAGTAAGCTGTCGAAGGAAGAGATCTCGTCCATCGACATTATGAAGCGCATCCTGACGAGCGCCTTCGAGACGGGTACGCCATTCGTATTTTTCCGTGATACGGTGAACAAGGCGAACCCGAACAAGCATAAGGGCATTATTTACTGCTCGAACCTGTGTACGGAAATATGCCAGAACATGAGCGCGACCGAGCATATTCAGACGACCCATGAGGATGGAATCATCTCCACGCAGGTGAAGAGCGGCGACTTCGTCGTATGCAACCTGTCGTCCACGAATCTGGGCCGCGTCTATACGAAGGAAGATATTGAGCGAGTCGTGACGACGCAGATGCGCATGATGGACAACGTCATCGACCTGAACTACTATCCGATTCCGCAGGCGGAAATTACGAATAAGAAATATCGGGCCGTCGGTCTCGGCTCTAGCGGCTACCATCAGATGCTCGCCCAGCTGCAGATTAACTGGGAATCCGATGAGCATATCGCGAAGGCTGATGAGATCTACGAATGGATGAACTACTACGCGATCAAGGCCTCGATGCAGATCGCCAAGGAGAAGGGCGCTTACCCGGCCTTCGAGGGCAGCGAGTGGCAGAGCGGCGTATACTTCGATTCGCGCGGCTACAGCAGTCCAGAGTGGCAGGAGCTGAAGGCTGAGGTGGCAAGGCACGGCGTTCGTAATGGTTGGATGTTCGCCATCGCGCCGACTGCGTCCACGTCGCTCATCGCCGGCTCGACGGCGGGCATCGACCCGATCTTCAACAAGTTCTTCGTCGAGGAGAAGAAGAATGCCATCATCCCACAGACTGCGCCGAACTTGAACGCTGACACGATGTGGTATTACAAGGAAGCGCATCGGATCGACCAGCTCTGGAGCATCAAGGCTGCAGGCACACGCCAGCGGCACATTGATCAGTCGCAGTCGTTCAACCTGTACATTACGCCGGAGCTGTCCGCTCGCGAGTTCCTCGAGCTGTACATGGCTGCTTGGCAGAACGGGCTGAAGACCGTCTACTACGTTCGCAACAAGAGTCTCGAGGTCGAGGATTGCGTCAGCTGCAGCGCGTAA
- a CDS encoding CPBP family intramembrane glutamic endopeptidase: protein MVLLHALFLYLLAVEPVLGYRKYETFKQVVQTDSSARMKYYRFVLLMLWGLTAYLMLAAWLTGELPGLLELQLKLELDRTGAVLLGALLIGTVVPVVLALVSKAFRHTMSRQLAGVEPFLPKTQPERLYWVWISLSAGICEELLYRVFLFHYLASLGLEPFGWSVIIISAVIFGLGHTYQGVQGVATTALVGAVLGSLYALTGSIWPAMIIHFLMDVRILAFLPRHSSE, encoded by the coding sequence GTGGTATTGCTGCATGCGCTATTCTTATATTTACTTGCTGTAGAGCCTGTTCTCGGCTACCGAAAGTATGAGACGTTCAAGCAAGTCGTACAAACCGATAGCTCCGCGCGAATGAAGTATTACCGCTTCGTGCTCCTGATGCTGTGGGGGTTGACTGCCTATCTGATGCTTGCAGCCTGGCTTACAGGCGAGCTTCCCGGCTTGCTTGAGCTTCAGCTCAAGCTGGAGCTTGATAGGACTGGAGCGGTCCTGCTAGGCGCTCTGCTGATCGGTACGGTTGTGCCTGTCGTTCTGGCGCTGGTCAGCAAGGCGTTTCGCCACACGATGAGCCGGCAGCTCGCCGGGGTGGAGCCATTTTTGCCGAAGACGCAGCCGGAGCGGCTCTATTGGGTCTGGATATCGCTTAGCGCTGGCATCTGTGAGGAGCTGCTGTACCGGGTATTCTTATTTCATTATCTGGCGTCGCTGGGCCTTGAGCCGTTCGGCTGGAGCGTGATTATCATTTCGGCGGTCATCTTCGGTCTCGGGCATACGTATCAAGGGGTGCAGGGCGTTGCCACTACGGCGCTGGTCGGAGCTGTGCTTGGCTCCCTCTATGCGTTGACCGGCTCGATATGGCCTGCTATGATCATTCACTTCCTGATGGATGTACGAATCTTAGCTTTTTTGCCGAGACATTCGTCGGAGTAA
- a CDS encoding ribonucleotide-diphosphate reductase subunit beta, protein MDLQKKKLFNEHGDRDWGKRRMIGGNTTNLIELNNVKYDWATKMYRTMMNNFWIPEEIPLAQDAKDYKFLSPEERQSYDKIISFLIFLDSLQTANLPNINEYITAPEVNLCLTVQTFQEAVHSQSYSYILDSVCSADVRDEIYNQWREDKHLARRNRFITDLYERFIEEPTTDNLMRTIMANYILEGIYFYSGFSFFYALGRQGKMLGTVSEIKYIQRDELTHLALFQNIFREIRKENPEVFTDELIEDLRNMMWTAVSHEIEWGQYITNNKIHGLSNEIIEQYIKYISNERMRKLGLEILYPDVVDHPMKWVESFSNMNAMKTDFFEQKVTNYSKSSNLNWDDL, encoded by the coding sequence ATGGATCTTCAGAAGAAGAAGCTGTTCAACGAGCACGGCGACCGCGATTGGGGCAAGCGCCGCATGATCGGCGGCAATACGACGAACCTGATCGAGCTCAATAATGTGAAGTATGACTGGGCAACGAAGATGTACCGAACGATGATGAATAACTTCTGGATTCCGGAGGAAATTCCGCTCGCACAGGATGCGAAGGATTACAAATTCCTCTCGCCCGAGGAGCGCCAGAGCTATGACAAGATCATCAGCTTCCTGATCTTCCTCGATTCGCTGCAGACGGCGAACTTGCCGAACATCAATGAATACATTACTGCTCCTGAGGTGAATCTGTGCTTAACTGTTCAGACGTTCCAGGAAGCGGTCCATAGCCAGAGCTACTCGTACATACTCGACAGCGTCTGCTCGGCCGACGTTCGCGATGAGATCTACAACCAGTGGCGCGAGGACAAGCATCTGGCGCGCCGCAACCGCTTCATCACCGACCTGTATGAGCGGTTCATCGAGGAGCCGACAACGGACAACCTGATGCGCACCATTATGGCCAACTACATTCTAGAGGGCATCTATTTCTACAGCGGCTTCAGCTTCTTCTACGCGCTCGGCCGTCAAGGCAAGATGCTCGGCACCGTGTCCGAGATTAAATATATTCAGCGCGATGAGCTGACGCACTTGGCGCTATTCCAGAACATCTTCCGGGAAATTCGTAAGGAAAATCCAGAGGTGTTCACCGACGAGCTGATCGAGGACCTGCGCAACATGATGTGGACTGCCGTCTCGCATGAGATCGAGTGGGGACAATACATTACGAACAACAAGATTCACGGTCTGAGCAACGAGATCATCGAGCAGTACATCAAGTACATCTCGAACGAACGGATGCGCAAGCTGGGACTCGAGATTCTGTATCCGGACGTCGTCGACCATCCGATGAAGTGGGTAGAGAGCTTCAGCAACATGAATGCGATGAAGACTGACTTCTTCGAGCAGAAGGTCACCAACTACAGCAAATCCTCGAACCTTAATTGGGACGATCTATAA